A single genomic interval of Granulicella tundricola MP5ACTX9 harbors:
- a CDS encoding gluconeogenesis factor YvcK family protein, whose amino-acid sequence MTPPHTTPLRVVAIGGGTGLSTLLRGLKRYVAAPIGTAPPNNQDPACKDLPCLIRDLAAVVTVTDDGGSSGRLREDFKMLPPGDVRNCMVALSEDEHLLSKLFQFRFAQGDLQGHSFGNLFLAALSHITGDFAQAVQMSSQILATRGVIYPATNTDVTLSARMDDGTIVNGETNITASQRRIVELTLSPADAQPLPEAIEAIRNADLITLGPGSLYTSLITNLLVKGIPEALAASKATRVYVCNLMTQANESIGLTASEHIEKILQHAGGHPIFDYALINTAPISPTLLAQYAREGQQPIEPDLARIRSLGVEPITGPFVHEGDVLRHDYDKVTDSLLKLAL is encoded by the coding sequence ATGACCCCCCCCCACACCACTCCCCTCCGCGTAGTAGCCATAGGCGGCGGCACCGGCCTCTCCACCCTCCTCCGCGGCCTCAAGCGATACGTAGCCGCCCCCATCGGCACCGCACCCCCGAATAACCAAGACCCCGCCTGCAAAGACCTCCCCTGCCTCATCCGGGATCTCGCCGCCGTCGTCACCGTCACCGACGATGGAGGCTCCTCAGGCCGTCTTCGCGAAGACTTCAAGATGCTTCCCCCCGGCGACGTGCGCAACTGCATGGTCGCCCTCTCGGAAGACGAGCACCTCCTCTCCAAGCTCTTCCAGTTCCGCTTCGCCCAGGGCGACCTCCAGGGCCACTCCTTCGGCAACCTCTTCCTCGCCGCCCTCTCCCACATCACGGGCGACTTCGCCCAGGCCGTCCAGATGTCCTCCCAGATCCTCGCCACGCGAGGCGTCATCTACCCCGCCACCAACACCGACGTCACTCTCTCCGCCCGCATGGACGACGGCACCATCGTCAACGGTGAAACCAACATCACCGCCAGCCAGCGCCGCATCGTAGAGCTCACCCTCTCGCCCGCAGACGCCCAGCCCCTCCCTGAAGCCATCGAAGCCATCCGCAACGCAGACCTCATCACCCTCGGCCCCGGCTCCCTCTACACCAGCCTCATCACCAACCTCCTGGTCAAAGGCATCCCGGAAGCCCTCGCCGCCTCCAAAGCCACCCGAGTCTACGTCTGCAATCTCATGACCCAGGCCAACGAGTCCATCGGCCTCACCGCATCCGAGCACATCGAAAAGATCCTCCAGCACGCCGGCGGGCACCCCATCTTCGACTACGCCCTCATCAACACCGCCCCCATCAGCCCCACCCTCTTGGCCCAATACGCCCGCGAAGGCCAGCAACCCATAGAGCCCGACCTCGCCCGCATCCGTTCCTTAGGCGTGGAACCCATCACCGGCCCCTTCGTCCACGAAGGCGATGTCCTTCGCCACGACTACGACAAAGTCACCGACTCCCTCCTCAAACTAGCCCTGTAG